CTCTCCACTCAGCAAGACACTCAAAACACACTAAATCGGTTGATGCATCACTTGCGATCGGCGCGTTGTCTGATCATTCTGGATAATCTGGAGACGATCTTGCAGGGAGGCAACCGGGCTGGACAATTTCGAGCAGGCTATGAATCTTATGGCGAACTGCTGCGACAGGTGAGCGAATCCAATCATCAGAGTTGTTTGCTTCTCACCAGTCGCGAGAAACCCGCCGAAGTCGCTGCTTTTGAAGGGGTCGACTTTAAGGTGCGATCGCTGCCACTAAGCGGTTCAGAACAGGCAGCCCAGGCAATTCTGAAAGCAAAAGGGCTAGTGGGTTCAGACACACAGAAACAGATATTGTGCGACTGCTATGGCAATAGCCCATTAGCCTTAAAGATTGTTGCTACTTCCATTCAAGATTTATTCAGTGGCGAGATTGGCGAGTTTTTAGAGCAAGATACTGTTATCTTCAACGGCATTCGCCGTCTGCTTGACCAGCAGTTCGATCGCCTCTCTCCTTTAGAAAAAACAATCATGTATTGGTTAGCAATTAACCGAGAGCGGACGAGTATTGCAGAACTTCAGGACGATATTATTCCTGCAGCTTCTAAAGGCAAGTTGTTAGAGACATTAGAGAGTTTGAATTGGCGATCGTTAATTGAGAAGCAATCGGGCAGCTACACACAACAACCCGTCGTTATGGAATATGTTATGGAACAATTTATTGAACAGGTTATCACAGAACTAAATACAGTAAAACTGAGTTTATTTACTCACTATGCCCTGATTAAAACAACTGTTAAAGACTACGTGCAAGAAAGTCAAACGCGATTAATTTTGGGAGCGATCGCTAGTGAATTTAGCAAAGTGTTTAGTTCAATTGCATCCTTGGAACAGCAGGTTTTGCGCGTGCTGATGGAGTTAAGGCAGTCGGGAACGAAGATATCTGGTTACGGTGCTGGTAACTTAATCAATCTCTGCATTCATCTGCAACTGGATTTAACTAGCTATGACTTCTCCGGGTTAACGATCCGTCATGCCTATCTACAAAAGGTTAATCTCCATCACGTCAATTTCGCCCGCGCTGAGTTAGCTAAATCTGCTTTTACTCAAACTTTTGGTGATGTTTTGTCCCTTGCCTTTAGCCCAGACGGTAAGCTCTTTGCGCTCGGAGATTCAACTGGCAAGGTTCGCATTTTGCAAATTGGGGATTATCAACCACTCATAACGCTGGAAGGGCACACAAGCTGGGTTTGGTCA
The DNA window shown above is from Trichocoleus sp. and carries:
- a CDS encoding NB-ARC domain-containing protein, which encodes MDVEQALRVANTALFAQFGRRLTEPEASILLGSLQSRTYEEIAETSGYAISYLKRDVGPKLWKLLEQALGEPVSKTNFRSALEDHWRKLAIATTQVQALTAEPLTEVTPFASSANPSALSVQASTPKADWGETIDVSNFYGRSIELTTLTRWIVGDRCRLIALLGMGGIGKTALSVKLANQLLITSSIQGRTEFEYVIWRSLRNAPPLETLLADLVPFLSTQQDTQNTLNRLMHHLRSARCLIILDNLETILQGGNRAGQFRAGYESYGELLRQVSESNHQSCLLLTSREKPAEVAAFEGVDFKVRSLPLSGSEQAAQAILKAKGLVGSDTQKQILCDCYGNSPLALKIVATSIQDLFSGEIGEFLEQDTVIFNGIRRLLDQQFDRLSPLEKTIMYWLAINRERTSIAELQDDIIPAASKGKLLETLESLNWRSLIEKQSGSYTQQPVVMEYVMEQFIEQVITELNTVKLSLFTHYALIKTTVKDYVQESQTRLILGAIASEFSKVFSSIASLEQQVLRVLMELRQSGTKISGYGAGNLINLCIHLQLDLTSYDFSGLTIRHAYLQKVNLHHVNFARAELAKSAFTQTFGDVLSLAFSPDGKLFALGDSTGKVRILQIGDYQPLITLEGHTSWVWSVMFSSDGKTIASGSADSTVKIWNIHTGQVLFTLRGHLNQVCSVAFNSQGNFLASGSHDRSVRLWDVTTGQALQTLKGHTSDIWCVNFSPDGQILASGSQDCTIILWDIPKYRTKACKRVQKRVS